The following DNA comes from Moritella sp. 24.
ACGCGTCGTTCGTTTTTCTGACGTCAGTAAATCAACAAAGATAGTTGCTACGTGCTCACCTGTTTCACCTGCATCTGGGTTCGCGCCACTTTGCACTGTAATGTATTTTAACAGTGACTCATTATCAGGTTGCTCACCAAATGTGGCACTGGTTGTCTTAATATTATCGCTAATACGGGACACCACTTTATCGGTTTTTTCTAAGGGGGTACCCGGTGGCATCATCACCGTTATCTGTACCCAGTCACCTTCGACTTCTGGAAAGGCTGAAAAACGTAACAACCCACTCGACGCCAGCGATATTGTGCCGATAAACAAAGCAATCACACCCGCGGTAACCATGTAGCGACGATCGACAACCGTGCCAATTATTTTAGGTAAAATGTTAAATTGAAAGTGCTCAAATTTCTTATTGAAACGGCCTTTGAAGCTGTTTTCTGCCACACTGTCGTCGGTATCTTTAACGGATGCATAAAGGTGATGGGGTAAAATCAAAAATGCTTCAACTAAGGATACACTTAGAGTGATCACTAAGGTTATCGGAATAACTTTAAGTACTTGGCCCATATCACCTTCAAGAAACGCCAGTGAACCAAAGATTGCGACGGTAGTAAGGAATGATGAGAACACACCGTTTTTAACGCGGTTTACACCTTTCACGATACCTGCAAGTTTATCCTCGGTTTTAGAGAGTTCGTGAGCGACACTTTCGGATAATACAATTGCATCATCCATTAAGAGTCCAATTGCCACCAACAGCGCCACCATCGACATGAGGTTTAAACTGATACCAACTAATGACAGCACATACATACTGGCAAGGAAGGAAACGGGTAAACCCATTGCCACCCAGATCGCATAGCGCCAAGGGAAGAATAACCACATGACTAAGAACACAAGAATGAAGCCCTGCCAACCGTTTGATAACAGTAGGTCAAGACGATCTTTAGCGACAGATGCCATGTCTTTCGTGAGTGAGAATTCGACGGTGTCAGGTGTACGTAATTTTTCATTTTCAATAAATTGTTGTACTTCTTCAAGAACATCAAGCGAGTCATCAGCTTTTGATTTTTTGATATCAAGCATGGTGCCTTCTTTACCATTCACCGATATCTTAGATTCGTCTAATTCAAAACGTTGCGTGATTGTCGCAATGTCTTTGAGTTGTACTTTACTGCCATCTTCATGACTCAATACAATTATCTCACCCAGTTCTCGGGGGGTATAACGCTGAGCATCAAAACGTAATAAAATTGTGCTACTTGGGGTATTTAAGCTCCCACTTGGCATTTTTACGTTCTGTTTAGCAATTTGGTTAGCAACATCTTGCACAGATACATTCAGCTGACGTAGAGCAAGTAAATCAAGCTCGACACGCAGTTGCGGATCGGAGAAACCGTTAATATCAACTTGGGCAATGCCTTTTAAACGCTTAAGGCGACGTTTCACATCTTCGGCATACAACTTTAGTTCTTGCTTTTCCATATCACTGTAAATGACCAAACTCACTACATCATCGTAAGTCATGAGTTCTTTTACAATGGTGGTTTCAGCTTCTTCAGGAAATTGGTCAATCGCATCTACTTGGGTTTTTATATCCGAAATAAAGGTTGTGCCATTACCGTCATGCGTCATCTCTGCGGTCGTGACGGCAACCCCTTCACTGGCGCTACAGATGAGTTTTTTAAGGTTGTTAATGCCATCAAGGGCATCTTCAATCGGTAAACAAATGGCTTGCTCTACGTCTTCTGGGCTCGCGCCAGGGTAGGGCACGGTAATTTGTGCAATCGTTACCGAGAAGTCGGGAAATGTCTCGCGTTTCATGTCGGGCAGTGTGATCGCGCCTAAGGCGAGAAACATCACCATCACTAAATTGGCAGCAGTCGGGTGCTTCGTAAAGAAATGGATCATTATTATTTATCCTCTGTCCATACTGTTGGCGCAAGCTTTAAGCCATTGGCAACAGGGATAATGTCGGATAGTACAATTTGTTGACCTGCTTTTAGACCATCAGCTTTGATTGCCGCCACTTGGTCACGAATAAACAGTACATCTACGTCTTGTAA
Coding sequences within:
- a CDS encoding efflux RND transporter permease subunit, which produces MIHFFTKHPTAANLVMVMFLALGAITLPDMKRETFPDFSVTIAQITVPYPGASPEDVEQAICLPIEDALDGINNLKKLICSASEGVAVTTAEMTHDGNGTTFISDIKTQVDAIDQFPEEAETTIVKELMTYDDVVSLVIYSDMEKQELKLYAEDVKRRLKRLKGIAQVDINGFSDPQLRVELDLLALRQLNVSVQDVANQIAKQNVKMPSGSLNTPSSTILLRFDAQRYTPRELGEIIVLSHEDGSKVQLKDIATITQRFELDESKISVNGKEGTMLDIKKSKADDSLDVLEEVQQFIENEKLRTPDTVEFSLTKDMASVAKDRLDLLLSNGWQGFILVFLVMWLFFPWRYAIWVAMGLPVSFLASMYVLSLVGISLNLMSMVALLVAIGLLMDDAIVLSESVAHELSKTEDKLAGIVKGVNRVKNGVFSSFLTTVAIFGSLAFLEGDMGQVLKVIPITLVITLSVSLVEAFLILPHHLYASVKDTDDSVAENSFKGRFNKKFEHFQFNILPKIIGTVVDRRYMVTAGVIALFIGTISLASSGLLRFSAFPEVEGDWVQITVMMPPGTPLEKTDKVVSRISDNIKTTSATFGEQPDNESLLKYITVQSGANPDAGETGEHVATIFVDLLTSEKRTTRMADYLAELQQQIGTIPGVTNLIIREPAIGPAGRAIDIELSHPDIQTLKDAGNELAHYLTQFNGVSNIISNLRDGKPELRMSLLPGAETFGVTGQDIAMQLRAAFFGITVDELQIGSENVELDVRLAERYRSDLAYYEDFPFTLADGSQVPLASIVKVEHGRGVSQLNRINNIRTMSLKGDIDKTKANTVELMAQMKKDFVPILTQKYPGIEVRLGGEVESTAETGNSMVKSFSIGLFVVFAILSFQFRSYVEPIIVMLAIPLALIGVFWGHYMLNYDLTMPSMLGFTSLAGIVVNNSILLVQFIKENLVKSNDIRQAAIHATTNRIRAILITTATTAAGLMPILLEQSIQAQVIIPLVVALIFGLLASTLLVILILPAFYGILDDFGLTERHKEHHA